The window agagtTCCAAACGGTTCTTCAGCGGTCCTCATTAGacagaacccttttttggttccaggtagaaccctttttggttccaggtagaacccttttggattcCATGTCGAACCCTCTATTGAACGGGTTctgcaaccaaaaagggttcttcaaagggttctcctatggggacagccgaagaaccctttaaggttctagatagtactttttttctttctaagagtgtatagtgACTCACACTGTATACTATACACACCACTCACTGAGACAGAGTAAAACAAATACAGTGCACATCATTTGGAAGAGACATTTGATCATCAACGGTCCAAAATATTTCATTTTTGACAGTTAATACATTATATTCATTGTCTTCAGCTCCTCTAACTAATGTAATGTTCAGCACTCAAGCGCTGAAAGCCTACAATGAAACAGCCAGCCCATTGCATCGCATCACACATTCCCATATCTCAGTTCGCGGTCCTTGTCTCACTGGCACTGTGTTGGATAGTACCCACCGGGTGACATAGACAGAAACAgcgtccacccctctctcccctatctcactGCCCCTCCCTGCTATTCTCTCCCATGTgctccccccccacccctccctcccccttcaccCCCCTTGCCCCATGTCTCACCCTCTTCGTACAGTGACAGTGCGTGCGTGGAGGCTGAGGGAGGTCGTGGTACGGTCACTGCTTAAAGCCCGGCCACATTGTGACTCCGAGCTGCAGAATGTGCCAGGATGCATTAACACACATGCTGCCtggctgagcagagagagagagagggagataaagagagagatagagggggggtgggtagagagagagagagagagagaaggattagAGATAgcgagagcaatagagagagagagagagagagagagagagaggagagagaacaagatagagagagaacaagagagagagaacaagagagagagagagagagagagagagagagagagagagagagagagagagagagagagagagagagagaggagcgagggcaTCAGCGCACTTACACTAACATAGCACAGAGGCCCCCAGGGCATGAGGTCCTCACGAGGTGGCTCATAAAATATGAAGGCGCTGTGAGGCCTATGAAGCGCTCTTCATCTTCTCCATCTCGCTCTCATATTCTCTcccctctttatctctttctctcattttctctttccatctctctctctcactgtcattctctctctctctcttttcctccctgtcCTTTTTAGCTCTCACTCTCCACATCAGCACAAATACATCCTTAGGCTGGAGCCCATCTTTTCACAGCAGTCATATTTCCACACAGGCTTTGTGTCTTTCAAATGGACCAGCAGTGAGAGCATGAGTGCTTGGGGATGAGAAGGGTACtgagtctgtttgtgtgtgattaAACGTGTTTGCATGAACACGGACTGACTCAATAGTATTTGCTTTAATGTTGAGTTTGAATGACTAATTGGCCGATCTTCATTCAGTGATCTCACCCAAAGCTCAGAACTCCGCCTCTTAGGGACCAGACTGGTGATCGGATGAAAAGGGGGAGCCAATGGCAAAGCATCACAGCTGGCCACTGCGGGCTTCTCAAGCTTCGAGGTCATGAGCTCATTTTCACTCCTGCCTTAAGCAGGGTTGAACAGCTCTGATGGGCCTTTTGCTAAGCTGTAACTATAGCTCAGATCAGATTTAATGGTGCGACAGTGTTGGAGAAATCAACCTGCTGGGGTTATATAGATAGTCAGTGGAGGGAGGCTTTGAAACGTTTGTCatccacacacatgcatacacacacacacacacacacacgtatacacacacacaccactcaagCAAGCATCTGATCCGTGTAGCCAAACAGAAATTGACATACTGTATGAAAGGGTCTCTGTCCAGAGACTTCTGCTAGGAGCAAACATGAGTCCACAAcatcgcacacatacacacgcacaaacacacacactgcactaaGTGCTCCACACGACCCCCACCATGTGGCCAAGGACAGGCTAGGGAAGTCACTGAGGCAGGGATGCATTTGGCGGACAGACTCCAGGGTCAAGCTGGGAGCAAAACCATCTCCGGCCTGACCTTGAACCTGTACTGAACGACAGTCAATCCCATACACAGTAACTCTTGGaaccacacaacacacagtaaccatagaaatagaatttgGATTCTACCATTTAAATAGAATTCTAAGAACTCCTAGAACAGGTATCTATCGAATTCCATTTTTtatagatcatacagtatggcTTCTCCTGACCAAGTATGAGATGCAGAGGCTGTCTTTCTTCTGAGTGGCTATCACTGGACAGGGGAACATACACGTGACAGGCCTACTTAAAACAAAAGTGAATTAGTAGAGCAATCAGTTTTCATGTGAAGGTACAGTATTGCCATGACACATACTTTGCAAAGTATTATCAGATTTAACCAAGGTCCATCTCTCCCGGGTGTAGGCAGAGTTCACTCGGTCAATAATCAATGATCAGACTAGGCAACCCTTCTGATGAGAGCACTGATCACACAGAAACATAGAGAGTATCACCACACACaagcgcgcacgcacgcacgcacgatcacgcacacatgcatacacaccacaggacattgctggcactttaattggggagaatggactcttggtaatgactggagcgcaATCagaggaatggtatcaaatacatcaaacacatggtttacaggtgtttgatgccattccatttgccccgttccagacattattatgagccgttctcccctcagcagcctccactgatacacacacacacacaccactgtcctctcctgtcaCATTCTCAGCCAGCCTGCTCTcacagactagacgtaacatagctAATGAAAATCTGGGACACTTagtgttacgtttggtatggttacataagacagaaggctACTAAAATGAAAGGAggggggttggttggttggttggttggggtGGATGGTAGGCATATAACGCAAATTTTTAGCCACCCAAAAGTTGCGTTTTTGAATATCATCATGGATAACTTTAGCATTAAGTtcattagcaactttgcaaccgCTTAATACCtttttagcatgttagctaacccttcacctaaccctaaccttaaaccctaaccctaatccctagcctggctaacattagccaccaAGCTAAAGTTGCCCACAACAAATTAGAATTCATAATATGAAATAGATGATggaccataccaaacataacggACCATACTCATTTGGGTGTCCCAAATTTTAgcttactatgttacgtctacccctgagtccaggttgttTCAGCGAGGCAGGCCTCCAATACTGGTTCCATACAGAATCGACCGATTTCATAGTTACTTTGCTCTGAAACCTCAGACCCATACACGACAACACATTCTCCAGCCAATGCATTGTCAATGCCTCTTCCCAGGGCTTTGGCTTGAACTATAGGAATCCCATTGGTTCTATGGAAGTATCCATTTCCCAGTATCATGCCAGGAGACACTCCATCTTACCTCATGAAGGCAAAAgggggattttttatttattacctttatttaactaggcaagtcagttaagaacaaattcttattgaaaatgatggcctaccctagacaatgctgggccaattgcgcaCAGCGCTATGGGACTCTAACCACAGTCAGacgtgattcagcctggatttgaaccagggactgtagtgactgcAGTGCCTTAcactgctgcaccactcaggcCTCTGGTTAGATTGGATTGACCTGGATGTTGTTATTTGGGCTAGTAATTAGACAAATTCCATGTGGGCCAATGTGCCAGATTTGTGTATCATGTCATGGCATAGCCTACTGTAGGCTTATCATAGACATTAAAGGGAAAAAACAGAGGCCTCTATTGAAACGATTTACCACATTGATATGAAGGTCGGTGTTGAAATGATGACCACTTTAATGGGGAAAATTCTTTATGATGTAAGACTATGTATGTTACTGataatatacagtgtatatatatatatacatatatattaagTATGCTAGAACTTCCTTTGCTGTGAACTGGGCTATTTGTTTAATTCAACACATTTCATAGCCGTTACAAAACAAAGCCCAGTCGTCTGTAGGCTACGTGAGTGAGGAACAATAACAGAAGCAATTAGGATCAGGCCCGGATTCCTTCTACCGGAGGGGTTTCTTGGCcactcctctacacacacacacacacacacacacacacacacacacacacacacacacacacacacacacacacacacacacacaaattgacATAATTTATTTGCCTTCCACACTAGACTGCGATAATGAGCCATGGGCTATAACTCGAAAGTATTTCTATATTCTTGGACTGAAACATTAACAATGCGCATGTTTTCAATTAATTCTCTTTTACAAGGACAACTTCTGAATTCTGGAAAGATAAAGTAAGTGTTCGAATCAAATGGATTCTAAATAGGAAAGTTTCTGTCTGTCATGCATCGTTCTGTTGCAATGTTCTGTTTTGGGTTGTTGAGTAATATAAATACAATTAATTGTATTTTTGTTGAGTTGTTGTGCTTAAAAACAGTGGAACAATATGAAGAATAACCATAGCAACCATGGAACATATAAACAACCGCGGAAAGTTATCGACCTAAAGATGGCTACTATGTGGTCAAATTGTATCCGGATTTGCTAGACTACTTTGTAGCTATACATTTAGCCCGTTGAAACACTGTAACATTGTAGCCAAGCCTTCGTGCCTGTAATTTATCAGAAGTTATAGCGCAACTTGAAGTAGCCTAGCCTAGTGGTTGCGCACCGCCCAAGAGCAAGGAGTCGCCTTAATGCTGGCAGACGTTTAGGCTAACCAGAGCCTGGGTTTACTAGTTTATTTCCAACTATCGAACTATAATTTGAAAAACTAAAGACGAACTTTTTAAAATTCCTATTCTCAACCTGTTCCTGGACTGATTGTTGTTATTGAGTGACTGGATAATGTGCTCCTCCAGTAAGCCCAGGGTAGGTGGTGGGGTGGTGCTGGTGCGGCGGTTGGTGAAGGCTCCGCCGGACAGCGACATGTTCCAGGCGGCCACCTCGGGGGACCGTGACTGGCTGCGACTCAGCCTGAAGCGGGCGCTGTCCCCAACGCAGCTCGACAAACAGGTGAATCAAGCACTGTGTTGGCGGCTTGACTCGATGTCAATTCAATAACCCCATCTCTTGAAGTGCTGGTCATTTGTTTATATTTATGCATTCCAACATGTTATCTGTGGCTGTACTGACCTGctgagtgtctgtgtctgtctgagcGGGTGTCCATCCGTCTGCCCTTTTGTGCCTGTCTGAGTGCACAGTGCTCGCCTGCATAcctatatgtacacacacactagggTCTGACGGTGCTCCACGTGGCCAGCCTACACGGGCAGTTGGAGTGTATGAAGCTGCTGTTGGCATCCCAAGTGGTGGACATAAACGCCAGCTGCCCCCTGGGCCGCAGACCCATCCACATGGTCCTCACTGCCAAGAGCAGACCCCACTCCCATGCCTGCCTCACCTACCTACTGGAGCATGGAGCCCTGCCAAACGTGTAACGACATCATCTCTTGCTCTGACAACATTATCCCAATGCCTATAATGAGCGTTACCTTTATAATGACGATGATGGAGACAATGACAGTGAAGATGAAGAAGGTGGTAATGATGTACTTTAAGAGAGTCGTGTATTGGTTCATTTCCAGAGCCACTGACACAGGGTTGACGCCCCTCCACCTGGCTGCCACCGAGGGCCTGTGGGAGTGTACCAAGACTCTAGTGCAGGCGGGGGCAGACACTGGTGCACGAGACAACCGAGGACACACACCTCTGGAACTGGCACGCATCTGGTGCCACAGAAGGAtcgccaggtgtgtgtgtgtgtgtgagagagagcgagagagaaagaaagacagaaatagaggtatagagaaagagatgtgtgtgtgtgtgtgtttgtttgacaGGTTTGGTGTAGTAGTAGGGGTAACAAGTTGTGTACTTACCAGTTAATACAGCCATGTCAGAGAGATATTCATAGATCAGCTAAGGGGCGAGTGGAGCCTAGGAGTGGCGACACCTATCAGATGACAATGAGTTTACTCTGCTTATTTCTTAACAGAAGTGACACTTTACTTGACTGTATGTGTGATTGATTGTGGCCAGGTTTCTGAAGGACTCTATGTGGCAGAacgagaagaaaagagagatggagaggcgcAAGGCGCTGCAGAACCTTCGGCAGGACCTGTTCAACATGCACAGGAGGGCTGAGAACA of the Oncorhynchus gorbuscha isolate QuinsamMale2020 ecotype Even-year linkage group LG25, OgorEven_v1.0, whole genome shotgun sequence genome contains:
- the ankrd53 gene encoding ankyrin repeat domain-containing protein 53; the encoded protein is MGYNSKVFLYSWTETLTMRMFSINSLLQGQLLNSGKINKPRVGGGVVLVRRLVKAPPDSDMFQAATSGDRDWLRLSLKRALSPTQLDKQGLTVLHVASLHGQLECMKLLLASQVVDINASCPLGRRPIHMVLTAKSRPHSHACLTYLLEHGALPNVATDTGLTPLHLAATEGLWECTKTLVQAGADTGARDNRGHTPLELARIWCHRRIARFLKDSMWQNEKKREMERRKALQNLRQDLFNMHRRAENMEKVGRQTLMEEKVTAWADKKGLPLLWAQPMATWNQAHAHCLSPDQRPQSQRTMVCHRQHPGAPPREAWNISPNPSKPPPASVSRPQGVRLSSQPERSPPEPDLRRSITLCRARGDGRPQYTAKWDGSPQSVPNLPWDVLQRGLFSAAFPSRIASPNHFQPNHVLDLPRLGCSPGPNTSPWTEVAMHLAEELEPGHY